One part of the Vicia villosa cultivar HV-30 ecotype Madison, WI linkage group LG6, Vvil1.0, whole genome shotgun sequence genome encodes these proteins:
- the LOC131613576 gene encoding uncharacterized protein LOC131613576 — MAAQSVQFQEETRNNQRTTNASIKNLEIQMGQIAQQITNSQAPGALPSATVTNPRDNKIVNVVTTRSAKVAEIPEEEYEEEDPILEVDLEILEDKTPIDEPIVIQPAEQEKVIAPKPIIKLPFPQRQKKKGQHEKIFEKFLEMFKKLEINIPFSEELEQMPIYAKFMKDIISKKRTVDTNPILLTETCSAILQGMKIPIKKPDRGSVTIPCTIGDRSFKKALIDLGESVSLMALSIYKKLGIGNVQDTRMTLQLADHSVKRPYGVVEDVLVKIDKFVFPVDFVVLEMPGDEEIPLILGRLFLETGRCMIDMEGGTMTLKVYDEELKIDVRDTMKHK; from the coding sequence atggccgctcagAGTGTTCAGTTTCaggaagaaacaagaaacaaccagaGGACCACAAATGCTTCAATAAAGAACCTAGAAATTCAAatgggtcagatagcacaacagaTTACAAATTCCCAAGCACCAGGTGCCCTACCTAGTGCAACAGTAACAAACCCGAGAGATAATAAAATTGTGAATGTTGTGACAACAAGAAGTGCCAAAGTTGCTGAAATTCCTGAAGAGGAATATGAGGAGGAAGATCCAATACTTGAAGTGGATCTTGAAATCTTAGAAGACAAGACTCCAATAGATGAACCCATTGTAATTCAGCCTGCTGAGCAAGAAAAAGTCATTGCGCCAAAGCCCATCATTAAGCTCCCATTCCCacaaagacaaaagaaaaagggACAACATGAGAAAATTTTTGAGAAGTTCCTGGAGATGTTCAAGAAATTGGAAATCAATATTCCATTTTCTGAAGAACTTGAGCAGATGCCTATATATGCTaaattcatgaaggatatcaTTTCCAAGAAGCGTACCGTTGATACTAACCCTATTcttctaactgaaacttgtagtgctattttgcagggtatgaagattccaATAAAGAAGCCAGATAGAGGTTCGGTGACTATTCCGTGCACCATCGGAGATAGATCTTTTAAGAAAGCATTGATTGATTTAGGGGAAAGTGTGAGTCTCATGGCATTGTCCATTTATAAGAAACTTGGCATAGGAAATGTGCAAGACACCAGGATGACACTTCAGCTTGCAGATCATTCGGTAAAAAGACCCTACGGGGTAGTTGAGGATGTTCTAGTTAAAATTGATAAATTTGTATTTCCTGTTGATTTTGTAGTTCTTGAGATGCCGGGAGATGAGGAAATCCCTCTTATTTTGGGTAGACTGTTCTTAGAAACAGGCAGGTGTATGATAGACATGGAGGGAGGTACCATGACTCTCAAAGTCTATGATGAAGAGCTAAAAATTGATGTAAGGGACACTATGAAACATAAATAA
- the LOC131613577 gene encoding uncharacterized protein LOC131613577 — protein MAGAPPPVERLLGDYERANTPAGRLTIVNQPVTVDHFQLHPTTIRQLEKRPFFGKINEDDNKDLQRFLTMTTSLKIEGHSEEAKKLVMFPFTLSEDVEDWLYSLPAGSITTWEQMETTFLDEYFSASVYIRKRYDIVNFKQKNGESLGDSYKRFKRLLVACPTHNMDATEQMKNFVNGLKMKTKQLIDTAAGGSSNFTTATGIRKIFEAIAANEHLELYDRTVSQPEGIVDLKLATQVVKMEDQIAAEVERRLKAMNVGTQTIAQVQPTQPQAREVTCEICGGPHFAMHCVATTQQVEEINILRQNNPYSNTYNPGWKNHPNFGWKD, from the coding sequence ATGGCAGGCGCACCGCCTCCAGTAGAGAGACTTTTGGGAGATTACGAAAGAGCAAACACCCCAGCCGGACGATTGACAATTGTAAATCAACCAGTGACTGTGGACCACTTTCAGCTTCATCCTACTACTATCAGACAACTAGAGAAAAGacctttttttggaaaaatcaatgAAGATGACAACAAGGACCTTCAAAGATTTCTCACCATGACCACTTCGTTAAAAATTGAGGGGCATTCTGAGGAAGCTAAGAAATTGGTAATGTTTCCGTTTACTTTGTCGGAAGATGTTGAAGATTGGTTATATTCTCTACCTGCTGGAAGTATAACTACTTGGGAACAAATGGAAACCACCTTCCTTGATGAATATTTTTCTGCCTCTGTTTACATCCGCAAAAGATATGACATTGTGAATTTTAAACAAAAGAATGGTGAATCACTAGGAGATTCGTATAAAAGGTTCAAAAGGTTATTGGTTGCATGTCCGACTCATAATATGGACGCAACTGAACAAATGAAAAACTTTGTAAATGGGCTGAAGATGAAGACCAAGCAACTCATTGATACAGCTGCCGGTGGTTCATCAAATTttacaacagccactggtatcagaAAGATCTTTGaggcaatagctgcaaatgagcatttagAGCTATATGACCGTACTGTGAGCCAACCAGAAGGGATAGTAGACCTTAAGCTTGCAACCCAAGTGGTTAAAATGGAAGATCAGATTGCAGCTGAGGTTGAGAGAAGACTGAAAGCCATGAACGTGGGAACCCAAACTATAGCCCAAGTTCAACCAACCCAACCACAAGCTCGAGAAGTTACTTGTGAGATTTGTGGAGGACCCCATTTTGCCATGCATTGTGTCGCAACTACTCAACAAGTTGAAGAGATAAATATCCTGAGGCAGAATAATCCTTATTCTAATACTTATAATCCGggttggaagaatcatccaaattttggtTGGAAAGATTAG